The Candidatus Pantoea soli genome window below encodes:
- the glgP gene encoding glycogen phosphorylase, with protein MNAPFTYTSPTLTVEALKHSIAYKLMFTIGKDPSIANKHEWLNASLLAVRDRMVERWLRSSRAQLSQDVRQVYYLSMEFLMGRTLGNALLAMGIYDDLNQALDEMGLDLSELMEEENDPGLGNGGLGRLAACFLDSLATLGLPGRGYGIRYDYGMFKQNIVDGQQRESPDYWLEYGNPWEFQRHNTRYKVRFGGRLQHEGARVRWVETEEIVAMAYDQIIPGYDTDATNTLRLWGAQASNEINLGKFNQGDYFAAVEDKNHSENVSRVLYPDDSTYSGRELRLRQEYFLVSSTVQDILHRHWQMHKTWDNLADKIAIHLNDTHPVLAIPELMRLLIDEHKFSWDDAFEVTCQVFSYTNHTLMSEALETWPVDMIGKILPRHLSIIFEINDYFLKTIQDYYPDDWELMARISIIDENDGRRVRMAWLAVVVSHKVNGVSELHSNLMVQSLFADFARLFPGRFCNKTNGVTPRRWLALANPALSEVLDDTIGRTWRTDLSQLSELTPHIDYPAFIEQIAAAKFANKKRLAEWVAKNMDIVLDPHALFDVQIKRIHEYKRQLLNVLHVVTRYNRIKADPDADWVPRVNIFAGKAASAYRVAKHIIHLINDVANVINNDPQVKNKLKVVFVPNYGVSLAQIIIPAADLSEQISTAGTEASGTSNMKFALNGALTIGTLDGANVEMREHVGEENIFIFGNTTPQVEKLRTEGYNPRKYYEEDAELHQALTQIASGVFSPQEPERYRNLFDALVNFGDHYQLLADYRSYVDTQDKVDQLYCQPEEWQRRAALNIANMGYFSSDRTIQEYADEIWHISPVRL; from the coding sequence ATGAATGCACCTTTCACCTATACCTCACCCACCCTGACGGTTGAGGCGCTTAAGCACTCAATCGCGTATAAGCTGATGTTTACGATTGGCAAAGATCCGTCAATTGCAAATAAGCACGAATGGCTGAACGCCTCTCTGCTGGCCGTGCGCGATCGCATGGTGGAGCGCTGGCTGCGTTCCAGCCGTGCGCAGCTGTCACAGGATGTACGTCAGGTCTACTACCTGTCGATGGAGTTTCTGATGGGGCGCACGCTGGGCAACGCACTGCTGGCGATGGGCATTTATGACGATCTCAATCAGGCGCTGGATGAGATGGGCCTGGATCTGAGCGAGCTGATGGAAGAGGAGAACGATCCCGGTCTTGGTAACGGTGGTCTGGGCCGTCTGGCGGCCTGTTTCCTCGATTCACTGGCCACGCTGGGTCTGCCGGGACGCGGCTACGGTATCCGTTACGATTACGGCATGTTTAAACAGAATATCGTTGACGGCCAGCAACGCGAATCGCCGGATTACTGGCTGGAATATGGCAACCCGTGGGAGTTCCAGCGCCACAACACCCGTTACAAAGTGCGCTTCGGCGGCCGCCTGCAGCATGAAGGTGCCCGCGTGCGCTGGGTAGAGACCGAAGAGATCGTGGCGATGGCCTACGATCAGATCATCCCCGGTTATGATACCGACGCCACCAACACGCTGCGGCTGTGGGGCGCGCAGGCCAGTAACGAAATCAACCTCGGGAAATTTAACCAGGGGGATTACTTTGCGGCGGTGGAAGACAAAAACCACTCGGAAAACGTGTCGCGCGTGCTCTACCCGGATGACTCTACATATTCAGGCCGCGAACTGCGCCTGCGTCAGGAGTACTTCCTGGTCTCTTCGACGGTGCAGGATATTCTCCATCGTCACTGGCAGATGCATAAAACCTGGGACAACCTCGCCGATAAAATTGCCATTCACCTCAATGACACCCACCCGGTGCTGGCCATTCCGGAGCTGATGCGCCTGCTGATCGACGAGCATAAATTCAGCTGGGATGATGCATTTGAAGTGACCTGCCAGGTGTTCTCCTACACCAACCATACGCTGATGAGCGAAGCGCTGGAGACCTGGCCGGTGGATATGATCGGTAAGATCCTGCCGCGCCACCTGAGCATCATTTTCGAAATCAACGACTACTTCCTGAAAACCATCCAGGATTACTATCCGGATGACTGGGAGCTGATGGCACGCATCTCCATCATCGATGAAAACGACGGCCGGCGCGTGCGCATGGCCTGGCTGGCGGTGGTGGTCAGCCATAAGGTGAACGGCGTTTCGGAGCTGCACTCCAACCTGATGGTCCAGTCGCTGTTTGCCGATTTTGCCCGCCTGTTCCCGGGCCGTTTCTGCAATAAAACCAACGGCGTGACGCCGCGTCGCTGGCTGGCGCTGGCGAACCCGGCGTTGTCTGAAGTGCTGGATGACACCATTGGCCGCACCTGGCGCACCGATCTCAGCCAGCTGAGCGAGCTAACGCCGCACATTGATTACCCGGCGTTTATTGAACAGATTGCCGCTGCCAAATTTGCCAACAAAAAGCGCCTGGCCGAGTGGGTGGCAAAAAACATGGATATCGTACTGGACCCGCACGCGCTGTTTGATGTGCAAATCAAACGAATTCATGAGTACAAACGCCAGCTGCTGAACGTGCTGCACGTAGTCACGCGCTATAACCGCATCAAAGCCGATCCCGATGCGGATTGGGTGCCGCGCGTGAATATTTTTGCCGGCAAGGCGGCGTCAGCGTATCGCGTTGCCAAGCACATCATTCACCTGATCAACGATGTGGCCAACGTGATCAACAACGATCCACAGGTGAAAAATAAGCTCAAAGTGGTGTTTGTGCCGAACTATGGCGTCAGCCTGGCGCAGATCATTATCCCGGCGGCGGATCTGTCAGAGCAGATCTCCACGGCGGGTACAGAAGCCTCCGGTACCAGTAACATGAAGTTTGCGCTAAACGGCGCGCTGACCATCGGCACCCTCGATGGCGCTAACGTTGAAATGCGCGAGCACGTGGGCGAAGAGAATATCTTCATCTTCGGCAACACCACGCCGCAGGTGGAGAAGCTGCGTACAGAGGGCTATAACCCGCGTAAATATTACGAAGAGGATGCGGAACTGCATCAGGCACTGACGCAGATTGCCAGCGGCGTGTTCAGCCCGCAGGAGCCGGAGCGCTATCGCAATCTGTTCGATGCGCTGGTGAACTTTGGCGATCACTATCAGCTGCTGGCGGACTACCGCAGCTATGTGGATACCCAGGATAAGGTGGACCAGCTTTACTGCCAGCCGGAAGAGTGGCAGCGCCGGGCGGCACTGAATATTGCCAACATGGGGTATTTCTCGTCTGACCGCACCATTCAGGAGTACGCCGACGAGATCTGGCATATTTCACCGGTAAGGTTGTAA
- a CDS encoding DcrB family lipoprotein, protein MRNLVKYAGIGLLVIGLAACDQKKDDAAANNSGATASQSAQTVNLMDGKLSFSLPAGMSDKSGKLGSESTNMHVYADETGQRAIIVIAGDPTSESLDTLSQRLEQQQRNRDPQLQVVSNKAVTLKDQPAQQLDTVISANNQTSWSSVILAKVDGKLVTLQITLPAANQQQAQSDADAIVKSITLK, encoded by the coding sequence ATGCGTAACTTAGTGAAATATGCGGGTATCGGCCTGCTGGTTATTGGCCTTGCCGCCTGCGACCAGAAGAAAGATGACGCAGCGGCGAATAACAGTGGTGCCACGGCCAGCCAGTCAGCGCAGACCGTTAACCTGATGGACGGCAAGCTGAGCTTCAGTCTGCCTGCCGGCATGTCGGACAAGAGCGGCAAATTGGGCTCGGAATCCACCAATATGCACGTCTATGCCGATGAAACCGGACAGCGCGCCATTATTGTGATTGCCGGCGATCCGACCAGTGAATCGCTGGATACGCTGTCTCAGCGTCTGGAACAGCAGCAGCGCAACCGCGATCCGCAGCTGCAGGTGGTGTCAAATAAAGCCGTAACGCTGAAAGATCAGCCTGCCCAGCAGCTGGATACGGTGATTTCTGCCAACAATCAGACCTCCTGGTCCTCCGTGATTCTGGCAAAAGTGGACGGCAAACTGGTTACGCTGCAGATTACCCTGCCGGCTGCAAATCAGCAGCAGGCGCAGAGTGATGCAGACGCCATTGTGAAGAGTATTACCCTGAAATAA
- a CDS encoding 7-cyano-7-deazaguanine/7-aminomethyl-7-deazaguanine transporter: protein MLNFSVRQRMHALFWLSLFHLLVITSSNYLVQLPISIFGFNTTWGAFSFPFIFLATDLTVRIFGAPLARRIILAVMIPALFISYVISCVFFQGEWQGWASLAQVNLFVARIACASFMAYALGQILDVHVFNRLRKLPQWWIAPACAMFLGNISDTLAFFSIAFYKSPDPFMAAHWVEIALVDYSFKVLICMIFFLPAYGVLLNAALKRLAERNSLRQMNFG, encoded by the coding sequence ATGCTTAACTTTTCTGTGCGTCAGCGCATGCATGCGCTGTTCTGGCTGTCGCTGTTCCATTTGCTGGTGATCACCTCCAGCAACTACCTGGTGCAGCTGCCGATTTCTATCTTCGGCTTCAACACCACCTGGGGCGCTTTCAGCTTCCCGTTTATCTTCCTCGCCACCGATCTCACCGTGCGCATTTTTGGCGCGCCGCTGGCCCGTCGCATCATCCTCGCGGTGATGATCCCGGCGTTGTTTATCTCCTACGTCATCTCCTGCGTGTTTTTCCAGGGCGAATGGCAGGGCTGGGCCTCGCTGGCGCAGGTCAACCTGTTTGTGGCGCGCATCGCCTGCGCCAGCTTTATGGCGTATGCGCTGGGGCAGATTCTGGATGTGCACGTGTTTAACCGTCTGCGCAAACTGCCGCAGTGGTGGATTGCGCCGGCCTGCGCCATGTTTCTCGGCAATATCAGCGATACGCTGGCCTTCTTTTCTATCGCTTTTTATAAAAGCCCGGATCCCTTTATGGCGGCGCACTGGGTGGAAATCGCACTGGTGGATTACAGCTTTAAAGTGCTGATCTGCATGATTTTCTTCCTGCCGGCTTACGGCGTGTTGCTGAATGCCGCGCTGAAACGCCTGGCCGAGCGCAATAGCCTGCGCCAGATGAATTTCGGCTAA
- the tusA gene encoding sulfurtransferase TusA has protein sequence MSDSFSAADHTLDAQGLRCPEPVMMVRKTVRGMQAGETLLIIADDPATTRDIPGFCRFMEHRLLAQQTDTLPYQYLIQKGENV, from the coding sequence ATGAGCGATTCCTTTTCAGCGGCAGACCATACGCTTGATGCGCAGGGTCTGCGCTGCCCCGAGCCGGTGATGATGGTGCGCAAAACGGTGCGCGGCATGCAAGCGGGTGAAACCCTGCTGATTATTGCCGACGATCCGGCCACTACGCGGGATATTCCCGGATTCTGCCGCTTCATGGAGCACAGGCTGCTGGCACAGCAGACCGACACGCTGCCGTACCAGTACCTGATTCAGAAAGGCGAAAACGTCTGA
- a CDS encoding zinc/cadmium/mercury/lead-transporting ATPase, which yields MHHSAHSCGCGKAHRKPQPLCAVRSVKPAPLTISAVQPVSAADDSHCCASEEATPGSGDDDSDRPRAGAPLSWQIAGMDCPSCARKIETAVQKLPQVQQARVIFASEKLVVTAPEAARPAIEQAVKNAGFTLQANELAAAPRRWREHAGLLLLALLMLASWLLSQISPLWGDRLFVITTLVGLLPIARQAWRLLRSGSPFSIETLMTLAAAGALIIGAHAEAAMVLLLFQLGERLEAWAATRARHGVTALMALRPDTATRLSGGQRRQVALADLRPGETIEVAAGGRLPVDGELLHSRASFDESALTGESLPVTREPGETVMAGATSVDRQVTLKVVSAPGHSAVDRILHLIEEAESHRAPVERFIDRFSRIYTPAIMLLALLVMVLPPLLGAGAWLPWIYKGLTLLLIGCPCALVISTPAAITSGLAAAARQGVLIKGGAALERLSRIQTLAFDKTGTLTAGRPQIMDITPFGSLSAAQLLRLAAAVEQGASHPLARAIVSEAERQQLALPQAQQQQTLAGSGIRAQIAGVTYQLLTPRDVSTLSDAQRQAVTQLESQGKTVVVLLDDRQPLGMLALQDPLRDDALPALQALKKLGISSIMLTGDNPRAAGTLADALGIACRAGLLPADKVDAVRQLGTQQSLAMVGDGINDAPAMKAATLGIAMGSGTDVALETADAALTQNRLRVLPDAVTLARRTRAIIRQNIALALGLKGIFLVTTLLGVTGLWLAVLADSGATALVTANALRLLRQQKPQP from the coding sequence ATGCATCACTCTGCTCATTCCTGCGGCTGCGGCAAAGCGCACCGCAAACCCCAGCCGCTCTGTGCTGTGCGTAGCGTCAAACCCGCCCCGCTGACCATTTCCGCCGTGCAGCCCGTTTCCGCTGCTGATGACAGTCACTGCTGCGCCAGCGAGGAAGCCACGCCGGGCAGCGGCGACGATGATAGTGACAGACCGCGCGCCGGGGCCCCGTTAAGCTGGCAGATTGCCGGGATGGATTGCCCAAGCTGCGCGCGCAAAATTGAAACCGCGGTGCAGAAACTGCCGCAGGTGCAGCAGGCACGCGTCATCTTCGCCAGTGAAAAGCTGGTGGTGACGGCGCCAGAAGCAGCACGTCCGGCCATCGAACAGGCGGTAAAAAACGCCGGCTTTACGCTGCAGGCTAACGAACTGGCCGCCGCACCCCGCCGCTGGCGTGAGCACGCCGGTCTGCTGCTGCTGGCCCTGCTGATGCTGGCCAGCTGGCTGCTGAGCCAGATTTCGCCGCTATGGGGCGATCGGCTGTTTGTTATCACCACGCTGGTCGGCCTGTTGCCGATTGCCCGTCAGGCCTGGAGGCTGCTGCGCAGCGGCTCGCCCTTCAGTATTGAAACCCTGATGACGCTGGCGGCAGCCGGTGCGCTGATTATTGGCGCCCATGCCGAGGCGGCCATGGTACTGCTGCTGTTCCAGCTGGGTGAGCGGCTGGAGGCCTGGGCGGCAACCCGCGCACGTCACGGCGTGACAGCACTGATGGCGCTGCGTCCCGATACCGCCACGCGCCTCTCCGGCGGGCAGCGGCGGCAGGTGGCGCTGGCGGATCTGCGGCCGGGCGAAACCATAGAGGTCGCCGCCGGGGGACGGCTGCCGGTGGATGGTGAACTGCTGCACTCGCGCGCCAGCTTTGATGAAAGCGCGCTGACCGGCGAGTCTTTGCCGGTGACGCGCGAACCCGGCGAAACCGTGATGGCGGGAGCGACCAGCGTCGATCGGCAGGTGACGCTGAAAGTGGTGTCGGCGCCCGGTCACAGCGCTGTCGATCGCATCCTGCATCTGATCGAAGAGGCAGAAAGCCATCGGGCGCCGGTTGAACGCTTTATCGATCGTTTCAGCCGGATCTATACCCCGGCGATCATGCTGCTGGCGCTGCTGGTGATGGTGCTGCCGCCGCTGCTGGGCGCGGGCGCATGGCTGCCGTGGATTTACAAAGGGCTGACGCTGCTGCTGATCGGCTGCCCGTGTGCGCTGGTGATTTCGACCCCGGCGGCGATTACCTCCGGTCTGGCGGCAGCGGCACGCCAGGGCGTGTTGATCAAAGGCGGCGCGGCGCTGGAACGGCTCAGCCGCATTCAGACGCTTGCCTTCGACAAAACCGGTACGCTGACGGCAGGCCGGCCGCAGATCATGGATATCACCCCTTTCGGCTCGCTCAGCGCAGCGCAGCTGCTGCGTCTGGCTGCCGCCGTTGAACAGGGTGCCAGCCATCCGCTGGCGCGGGCGATCGTCTCCGAAGCCGAACGCCAGCAGCTGGCGTTGCCGCAGGCGCAGCAGCAGCAGACGCTGGCGGGCAGCGGCATTCGTGCGCAGATTGCCGGCGTAACCTATCAGCTGCTGACACCGCGTGATGTGAGCACGCTCAGTGACGCGCAGCGGCAGGCCGTGACGCAGCTGGAAAGCCAGGGGAAAACCGTGGTCGTGCTGCTGGACGACAGGCAACCGCTGGGCATGCTGGCTCTGCAGGATCCGCTGCGGGACGACGCGCTGCCAGCGCTGCAGGCGCTGAAAAAGCTCGGCATCAGCAGCATCATGCTGACTGGCGACAATCCCCGTGCGGCGGGCACCCTTGCAGACGCGCTGGGCATTGCCTGCCGCGCCGGTTTATTACCCGCCGATAAGGTAGACGCTGTGCGTCAGCTGGGGACACAGCAGTCGCTGGCGATGGTGGGGGATGGAATAAACGATGCACCGGCTATGAAGGCCGCTACGCTGGGTATTGCCATGGGCAGCGGCACCGATGTGGCGCTGGAAACCGCGGATGCGGCCCTGACGCAAAATCGCCTGCGGGTTCTGCCGGATGCGGTGACGCTGGCACGGCGTACGCGCGCGATTATTCGTCAGAATATCGCGCTGGCGCTGGGGCTGAAGGGCATTTTCCTGGTGACCACGCTGCTGGGCGTCACCGGACTGTGGCTGGCGGTGCTGGCCGATTCCGGCGCCACCGCGCTGGTGACAGCTAATGCCCTGCGGCTGCTGCGGCAGCAAAAGCCGCAGCCCTGA
- a CDS encoding lysoplasmalogenase — protein MLWSFLAVLFSGWLYVDASYRGPQWQRWLFKPVTLLLLVAWAWQAPTLNTTDYLILAGLVATLVGDALMLLPRQQMLYALGAFFLSHLLYTLSFAAHMTMSFYWPIPLAFLITGAVVIGIIWSKLEDLRWPICTLIGMTLVMNWMAAENYVFRPTDYSFSLLIGAGLLLLANIVWFITHYRRRFRADSAIVAACYFAGHFMIVRSLWLA, from the coding sequence ATGCTTTGGTCTTTCCTTGCAGTCCTTTTTTCCGGTTGGTTGTATGTCGACGCTTCCTATCGCGGCCCGCAGTGGCAGCGCTGGTTGTTCAAACCCGTCACCCTGCTGTTGCTGGTGGCATGGGCATGGCAGGCTCCCACCCTTAACACCACGGATTACCTGATTCTGGCCGGGCTGGTGGCTACGCTGGTGGGCGATGCACTGATGCTGCTGCCGCGCCAGCAAATGCTGTATGCACTGGGCGCGTTTTTCCTCTCACACCTGCTCTACACCCTCAGTTTCGCCGCGCACATGACCATGAGTTTCTACTGGCCGATTCCGCTGGCGTTCCTGATTACGGGCGCCGTGGTGATTGGCATTATCTGGTCAAAACTGGAGGATCTGCGCTGGCCGATCTGCACCCTGATTGGTATGACGCTGGTGATGAACTGGATGGCGGCTGAGAACTACGTGTTCCGCCCCACCGACTACAGCTTTTCACTGCTGATTGGTGCGGGTTTACTGCTGCTGGCAAACATTGTCTGGTTTATTACCCACTACCGTCGTCGCTTCCGCGCTGACAGCGCAATTGTCGCCGCCTGCTACTTTGCCGGGCACTTCATGATTGTGCGCTCGCTGTGGCTCGCCTGA
- a CDS encoding DUF2500 domain-containing protein, with translation MSKPPLIFFIVLAIIAILATRQFIKQRREAAVNDASPVRSMSVQVKNKREFPAPNRRSRQREEIVAEEMKYEVGFHPLNGASDFKVAVSAGDYHQMDKGVKGELKMQGTRFVSFTPAQ, from the coding sequence ATGAGCAAACCACCGCTAATCTTTTTTATCGTTCTGGCGATTATTGCCATCCTGGCGACCCGTCAGTTTATCAAACAGCGGCGTGAAGCCGCGGTCAATGACGCTTCTCCGGTGCGCTCCATGAGCGTGCAGGTAAAAAACAAGCGCGAATTTCCTGCCCCGAATCGCCGATCGCGTCAGCGCGAAGAGATTGTCGCAGAAGAGATGAAGTACGAAGTCGGGTTTCACCCGCTGAACGGTGCCAGCGACTTTAAAGTTGCGGTCAGCGCCGGCGATTATCATCAGATGGACAAAGGCGTGAAGGGTGAACTGAAAATGCAGGGCACGCGCTTTGTGAGTTTCACGCCCGCGCAGTAG
- a CDS encoding DUF1145 family protein, with amino-acid sequence MWLNLGRLLMICVWAFLLLNLIHPFPTPLRYFVHVALFFMVIMHGLQLVLLRATQPKEGPALSRATQIKIFFFGVFELLAWQKKHYPKM; translated from the coding sequence ATGTGGCTTAATCTGGGACGTTTGCTGATGATTTGCGTCTGGGCTTTCCTGCTGCTTAACCTGATCCACCCCTTCCCGACGCCGCTGCGCTATTTTGTGCATGTCGCGCTGTTCTTTATGGTGATCATGCACGGCCTGCAGCTGGTGCTGCTGCGCGCGACGCAGCCGAAAGAGGGCCCCGCGCTAAGCCGGGCGACCCAGATTAAGATCTTCTTTTTTGGCGTTTTTGAACTGCTGGCCTGGCAGAAGAAGCACTATCCGAAGATGTAA
- the rsmD gene encoding 16S rRNA (guanine(966)-N(2))-methyltransferase has product MSKSPRNSSAAGQIRIIGGQWRGRKLPVPDSAGLRPTTDRVRETLFNWLAADIQQARCLDCFAGSGALGLEALSRYAASATLLELERSVAQQLTQNLHTLRATQGKVVQTNTLQWLSQPGEPYNVVFVDPPFRKGLLQETLTLLENNGWLAADALIYVESEAEHGTPLAPASWHLYREKIAGQVAYRLYQRQQETSDVA; this is encoded by the coding sequence ATGAGTAAATCCCCCCGCAACAGCAGCGCCGCCGGCCAGATTCGTATCATTGGCGGCCAGTGGCGCGGCCGCAAACTGCCGGTGCCGGACAGCGCCGGCCTGCGCCCGACCACCGATCGCGTGCGCGAAACCCTGTTTAACTGGCTGGCTGCCGATATCCAGCAGGCGCGCTGTCTGGACTGCTTTGCGGGCAGCGGTGCGCTGGGCCTGGAAGCGCTGTCGCGCTACGCTGCCTCGGCAACCCTGCTGGAGCTGGAACGCAGCGTCGCCCAGCAGCTGACGCAAAATCTGCACACGCTGCGCGCCACGCAGGGTAAGGTGGTGCAAACCAATACGCTGCAGTGGCTGAGTCAGCCAGGCGAACCCTATAACGTGGTATTCGTCGATCCGCCGTTCCGCAAAGGGCTGCTGCAGGAGACCCTGACGCTGCTGGAAAACAACGGCTGGCTGGCAGCAGACGCACTGATCTACGTTGAAAGTGAAGCCGAGCACGGCACGCCGCTGGCACCGGCCAGCTGGCACCTGTACCGCGAAAAAATTGCCGGCCAGGTGGCCTACCGCCTTTATCAACGCCAACAGGAGACAAGCGATGTGGCTTAA
- the ftsY gene encoding signal recognition particle-docking protein FtsY has product MAKEKKRGFFSWLGFGKEEPTSPPAEEQVQEQPAEEQVQEQPVEDAQAPEPAAEESALTSAEAQAEETVAVTEQVAAQQAEHHAETAADGPAATVTAVTEEVLPEEEPLTEVAPIEEVLPEEEPLTEVAPIEEVLPEEEPLTKVAPVEEAQQPKEGQPAAQVVTPVAEEAPHSAAEPEAEDAPLSDEELEALALAETYAEDAEAAQDTVSDLPLAAAPIVAQEQERPTKEGFFARLKRSLVKTRENLGSGFVSLFRGKKIDDELFEELEEQLLIADVGVETTRRIITSLTQQASRKQLRDAEALYGLLKSEMAGILEKVDAPLDVTGKMPFVILMVGVNGVGKTTTIGKLARQYQAQGKSVMLAAGDTFRAAAVEQLQVWGQRNNIPVVAQHTGADSASVIFDAIQAAKSRQVDVLIADTAGRLQNKSHLMEELKKITRVMKKLDEDAPHEVMLTIDASTGQNAISQARLFHEAVGLTGITLTKLDGTAKGGVIFSVADQFGIPIRYIGVGEGIEDLRPFKAADFIEALFAREE; this is encoded by the coding sequence ATGGCAAAAGAGAAAAAACGCGGCTTTTTTTCCTGGCTGGGCTTTGGCAAAGAGGAACCGACGTCGCCACCTGCCGAAGAGCAGGTGCAGGAGCAGCCTGCCGAAGAGCAGGTGCAGGAGCAGCCTGTTGAAGACGCACAGGCGCCGGAACCTGCTGCTGAAGAGAGCGCGTTAACAAGCGCCGAAGCACAGGCGGAAGAGACCGTTGCCGTCACCGAGCAGGTTGCAGCGCAGCAGGCAGAGCATCATGCCGAAACAGCGGCTGACGGCCCTGCTGCCACGGTGACCGCAGTCACTGAAGAAGTGCTGCCGGAAGAGGAACCGCTGACAGAGGTTGCACCGATTGAAGAAGTGCTGCCGGAAGAGGAACCGCTGACAGAGGTTGCGCCGATTGAAGAAGTGCTGCCGGAAGAGGAACCGCTGACAAAGGTTGCGCCGGTTGAAGAAGCGCAGCAGCCGAAAGAGGGGCAACCTGCGGCTCAGGTCGTTACGCCGGTAGCGGAAGAGGCACCCCACAGCGCCGCGGAGCCGGAAGCCGAAGATGCACCGCTCAGTGACGAAGAGCTGGAAGCGCTGGCTCTGGCTGAAACCTATGCGGAAGATGCGGAAGCTGCGCAGGATACCGTAAGCGATCTGCCGCTGGCGGCCGCGCCAATTGTCGCGCAGGAGCAGGAGCGTCCCACCAAAGAGGGCTTCTTTGCCCGTCTGAAGCGCAGCCTGGTAAAAACCCGCGAAAATCTCGGTTCCGGCTTTGTCAGCCTGTTCCGCGGCAAAAAAATTGATGACGAGCTGTTTGAAGAGCTGGAAGAGCAGTTGCTGATTGCTGACGTCGGAGTGGAAACCACGCGCCGCATCATCACCAGCCTGACACAGCAGGCCAGCCGTAAGCAGCTGCGCGATGCCGAAGCGCTGTACGGCCTGCTGAAGAGTGAGATGGCCGGCATTCTGGAGAAAGTGGATGCGCCGCTGGACGTCACCGGCAAAATGCCTTTCGTCATCCTGATGGTTGGCGTCAATGGCGTCGGGAAAACCACGACCATCGGTAAGCTGGCCCGTCAGTATCAGGCGCAGGGCAAATCCGTCATGCTGGCCGCCGGTGATACCTTCCGTGCTGCGGCAGTGGAGCAGCTGCAGGTGTGGGGGCAGCGCAACAACATTCCGGTGGTGGCGCAGCATACCGGTGCCGATTCGGCTTCGGTCATCTTTGACGCCATCCAGGCGGCGAAGTCGCGTCAGGTTGACGTGCTGATCGCCGATACCGCGGGCCGTCTGCAGAACAAATCGCACCTGATGGAAGAGCTGAAAAAGATCACCCGCGTGATGAAAAAGCTGGATGAGGATGCGCCACATGAAGTGATGCTGACCATTGACGCCAGCACCGGGCAGAATGCCATCAGCCAGGCCCGCCTGTTCCATGAAGCGGTAGGCCTGACCGGTATCACCCTGACCAAGCTCGACGGCACCGCGAAAGGCGGTGTGATCTTCTCGGTCGCCGATCAGTTCGGCATTCCGATTCGCTATATCGGTGTCGGGGAAGGCATCGAGGATTTACGGCCGTTTAAGGCCGCAGACTTTATTGAGGCACTGTTTGCCCGAGAGGAATAA
- the ftsE gene encoding cell division ATP-binding protein FtsE, with the protein MIRFEEVSKAYLGGRQALQGVDFHLRPGEMAFLTGHSGAGKSTLLKLICGIERPSAGQIWFSGHDISRLRHSEVPFLRRQIGMIFQDHHLLMDRSVYDNVAIPLIISGASGEDIRRRVSAALDKVGLLDKAKSYPIQLSGGEQQRVGIARAVVNKPAVLLADEPTGNLDNALSEDILRLFEEFNRVGVTVLMATHDIGLISRRHYRVMTLNQGRLHGGHDGQ; encoded by the coding sequence ATGATTCGCTTTGAAGAGGTCAGTAAGGCTTATCTGGGAGGCCGCCAGGCGCTGCAGGGCGTGGATTTTCATCTGCGTCCCGGCGAAATGGCATTCCTGACCGGCCATTCCGGCGCGGGAAAAAGTACCTTACTGAAGCTGATTTGTGGCATTGAGCGCCCGAGCGCCGGGCAAATCTGGTTCAGCGGCCACGATATCTCGCGGCTGCGCCACAGCGAAGTGCCGTTCCTGCGGCGTCAGATCGGCATGATCTTCCAGGATCACCATCTGCTGATGGATCGTTCGGTATATGACAACGTCGCCATCCCGCTGATTATCTCCGGCGCCAGTGGCGAAGACATTCGTCGTCGCGTCTCGGCCGCGCTGGATAAAGTGGGCCTGCTCGACAAAGCGAAAAGCTACCCGATTCAGCTCTCCGGCGGTGAACAGCAGCGCGTGGGCATTGCCCGTGCGGTGGTAAACAAACCGGCCGTGCTGCTGGCGGATGAACCCACCGGTAACCTGGATAACGCGTTGTCTGAAGATATTCTGCGCCTGTTTGAAGAGTTCAACCGCGTCGGCGTTACGGTGCTGATGGCAACACACGATATCGGGCTGATTTCACGCCGCCATTACCGCGTGATGACGCTCAATCAGGGACGTCTGCACGGAGGCCACGATGGTCAATAA